The following proteins come from a genomic window of Miscanthus floridulus cultivar M001 chromosome 2, ASM1932011v1, whole genome shotgun sequence:
- the LOC136536506 gene encoding receptor-like serine/threonine-protein kinase SD1-8 yields the protein MNPKISDFGVSRIFGTDQTAAYTKKVVGTYGYMSPEYAMDGVFSMKSDVFSFGVLVLEIVSGKKNTGFYHTELDLNLNLLRYVNWKDGESLEFIDQSIADTSNAAEVLKCIQIGLLCVQEQPKRRPTMSVVTTMLACENPTLPEPCEPAFSTGRNHGGGDDDDEDPEVKACRSDSASMQLDCNRS from the exons ATGAACCCCAAGATCTCCGACTTCGGCGTCTCCAGGATATTCGGCACCGATCAGACCGCTGCCTACACCAAGAAAGTAGTCGGAACATA TGGGTACATGTCCCCTGAATACGCCATGGACGGAGTCTTCTCCATGAAATCCGACGTGTTCAGCTTCGGCGTCCTGGTGCTCGAGATCGTCAGCGGGAAGAAGAACACAGGGTTCTACCACACCGAGCTCGACCTCAACCTCAACCTCCTGAGATATGTGA ACTGGAAGGACGGCGAGAGCCTGGAGTTCATCGACCAGTCCATCGCGGACACGTCCAACGCGGCGGAGGTGCTTAAGTGCATCCAGATCGGGCTGCTGTGCGTCCAGGAGCAGCCCAAGCGCAGGCCCACCATGTCGGTGGTGACCACGATGCTCGCCTGCGAGAACCCCACGCTGCCAGAGCCGTGCGAGCCGGCGTTCAGCACGGGGAGGAaccacggcggcggcgacgacgacgacgaggacccGGAGGTGAAGGCCTGCCGGTCTGACAGCGCCAGCATGCAGCTGGACTGTAACCGTAGTTGA